The following proteins are co-located in the Coleofasciculus chthonoplastes PCC 7420 genome:
- the rpe gene encoding ribulose-phosphate 3-epimerase produces MTQTQSQKPIVVAPSILSADFSRLGEQVQAVDAAGADWIHVDVMDGRFVPNITIGPLIVKALRPVTEKPLDVHLMIVEPEKYVEDFAEAGADIISVHAEHNASPHLHRTLTQIQELGKQAGVVLNPSTPLELIDYVLDVCDLVLIMSVNPGFGGQSFIPGVLPKIRKLRQICDERGLDPWIEVDGGLKADNTWQVLEAGANAIVSGSGVFKQDDYAKAITGIRNSKRPEPELATV; encoded by the coding sequence ATGACCCAAACGCAATCCCAAAAACCCATCGTCGTTGCCCCCTCCATTTTATCCGCAGATTTTAGCCGACTGGGGGAACAAGTACAGGCAGTGGATGCTGCTGGTGCTGACTGGATTCACGTTGATGTGATGGATGGGCGGTTTGTCCCCAATATTACAATCGGTCCTCTAATTGTCAAAGCGTTGCGCCCGGTTACCGAAAAGCCTCTTGATGTCCACTTGATGATTGTGGAACCGGAAAAGTATGTCGAGGATTTTGCCGAAGCTGGGGCGGATATTATTTCGGTTCATGCGGAACATAACGCTTCCCCCCATTTGCACCGCACCCTGACTCAGATTCAAGAATTGGGTAAGCAAGCGGGTGTGGTTCTCAATCCCTCCACCCCGTTAGAGTTGATTGACTATGTGTTAGATGTCTGCGACTTGGTGTTGATTATGAGTGTCAACCCCGGTTTTGGCGGTCAAAGCTTCATTCCTGGCGTACTTCCCAAAATTCGCAAGTTGCGTCAGATCTGCGATGAACGCGGACTCGATCCCTGGATTGAAGTGGATGGTGGACTCAAAGCCGACAACACCTGGCAAGTTTTGGAAGCAGGCGCAAACGCGATCGTTTCTGGTTCTGGTGTGTTTAAGCAGGATGATTACGCGAAAGCGATTACCGGAATTCGCAATAGCAAGCGTCCCGAACCGGAATTAGCCACAGTTTAA
- a CDS encoding Uma2 family endonuclease — translation MEAITLHVPTTVTLTDEQFYQLCIANEEHRMELTAEGDLIIMPPTGGESGIRNSDLNADLVIWNRQTRLGYVFDSSTIFKLPNGAKRSPDVSWVIRERWEALSAEDRRRFPPLCPDFVIELRSETDSLPPLQRKMEEYLANGLRLGWLLDPQTPLAEIYRPDREVETLNFSTQQISPSLSGELVLPEFILDLTSIFHFE, via the coding sequence ATGGAAGCAATAACCTTGCATGTTCCCACCACGGTAACTCTAACCGATGAACAATTCTATCAGTTGTGCATAGCAAATGAAGAACATCGGATGGAACTAACGGCTGAAGGGGACTTGATTATTATGCCGCCAACGGGTGGAGAAAGTGGGATTAGAAATTCGGATTTAAATGCTGATTTGGTCATCTGGAACCGCCAGACTCGACTCGGTTATGTGTTTGATTCCTCGACTATTTTTAAATTACCCAATGGTGCTAAACGATCGCCTGATGTTTCTTGGGTGATTCGAGAACGATGGGAAGCGTTATCTGCGGAAGATAGACGGCGATTTCCACCGCTGTGTCCAGACTTTGTTATTGAGTTACGTTCTGAAACGGATAGTCTACCTCCTCTACAACGCAAAATGGAGGAGTACCTTGCTAATGGTTTACGCCTAGGTTGGTTACTTGATCCCCAAACGCCTTTAGCAGAAATTTACCGTCCTGATCGAGAGGTGGAAACGTTGAATTTCTCCACTCAACAAATTTCTCCCAGTTTATCTGGGGAATTGGTACTTCCCGAATTTATTCTTGATTTGACTTCTATTTTCCATTTTGAGTAA